One window of uncultured Methanoregula sp. genomic DNA carries:
- a CDS encoding ABC transporter ATP-binding protein, translating to MILNVQDLSFSYNSHPVLRDVQCNARPDEIVAILGPNGAGKTTLLRCMNAMLRPGTGSVMLGEQDILSSSRMAIARSIAHVPQHIEPPRVTAFDAILLGRRPWIGMNADRDDILKVQAIIEQLNLSDLALRHVDAMSGGELQKIIIARALVQEPRVLLLDEPTSSLDLKNQHGIMRFIRSVVHTHHLTALMTMHDLNLALHYADRFVLLKEGMVFAAGGEEVITPELIEEVYGVTVTIQRWGGRNVVVPLADPDESPGSPGNPEMTVMGM from the coding sequence ATGATCCTGAACGTCCAGGATCTTTCGTTCAGTTACAACAGCCATCCGGTTCTCCGGGATGTACAGTGCAATGCACGACCGGACGAGATCGTTGCGATTCTCGGACCGAACGGAGCTGGAAAAACCACCCTGCTGCGGTGCATGAATGCCATGCTCCGGCCTGGAACCGGCTCGGTCATGCTCGGTGAGCAGGACATTCTCTCATCATCCCGGATGGCAATCGCCCGGTCGATTGCCCATGTCCCGCAACACATCGAACCTCCCCGGGTAACGGCCTTCGATGCGATTCTGCTCGGACGCCGCCCATGGATCGGCATGAATGCAGACAGGGATGATATCCTGAAAGTCCAGGCAATTATCGAGCAGCTCAATCTTTCCGATCTGGCGCTGCGGCACGTGGATGCGATGAGCGGGGGCGAACTCCAGAAAATTATTATCGCCCGCGCACTGGTACAGGAGCCCCGCGTCCTGCTGCTCGATGAACCAACCAGCAGTCTTGACCTGAAAAACCAGCATGGGATCATGCGGTTCATCCGTTCTGTTGTCCACACGCACCATCTTACAGCCCTGATGACTATGCACGATCTCAATCTTGCGCTGCACTATGCTGACCGCTTTGTCCTTCTTAAGGAAGGCATGGTCTTTGCAGCGGGTGGGGAAGAGGTGATAACCCCGGAACTGATCGAAGAGGTGTATGGAGTGACGGTGACGATCCAGCGCTGGGGCGGGAGGAACGTGGTTGTACCGCTCGCTGATCCGGATGAATCCCCGGGATCGCCCGGGAATCCCGAAATGACGGTGATGGGTATGTAA
- a CDS encoding type II toxin-antitoxin system RelE/ParE family toxin, with protein sequence MSLYRVKYTHRADKDLEKLPPDIARKVISTVSSIKEDPYRFIKKLKASNPDHPVYSLRIRRDVRALLSIHNDVLIIHIMEIDCRKQAYRDF encoded by the coding sequence ATGAGTCTGTACCGGGTGAAATATACCCATCGTGCAGACAAGGATCTGGAAAAACTGCCTCCCGATATTGCCCGCAAAGTTATCAGCACCGTCAGCTCGATCAAAGAAGATCCGTACCGGTTCATCAAAAAACTGAAAGCATCGAACCCGGACCATCCGGTGTATTCACTCCGGATCCGGAGGGATGTCCGTGCCCTGCTCTCAATTCATAATGATGTCCTGATCATCCATATCATGGAAATCGATTGCCGGAAACAGGCATACCGGGATTTTTAA
- a CDS encoding iron ABC transporter permease, whose translation MHLDISAVREPGAYIGYIRKKILFLGACTGALVLLAFISVGVGSVMIPFSDVIQTLFYHSSGNTEMIIWNIRLPRVLAAIVCGIGLAAAGVVMQSVLRNPLSSPYTLGVSQAAAFGAAVAITLFGAGTLGRLISDAIVVNNPYLVTICAFLSSLVATFAILLVAKYRSTSPEVMILVGVALAALFTAGTTFLQYFSSAEQIAAIVFWTFGDVGRATWSDLAIIVVVITPCLIYFMVKRWDYNALDSGDDTAKSLGVNAERVRTMGMFLSSLIAAVVVSFLGIIGFIGLVSPHMVRRIIGDDQRFLLPGSCIVGGIILLGADTVARIIIAPAVLPAGVLTAFLGAPLFLYLLIRGNRS comes from the coding sequence ATGCATCTTGACATCAGCGCAGTCAGGGAACCCGGGGCCTATATCGGTTACATCCGGAAAAAGATTCTCTTCCTCGGTGCCTGCACGGGAGCACTGGTACTTCTTGCATTCATATCGGTGGGGGTTGGCAGTGTCATGATCCCTTTCTCGGATGTGATCCAGACGCTGTTCTATCATTCATCGGGAAACACCGAAATGATCATCTGGAATATCCGACTCCCCCGGGTTCTTGCAGCGATCGTATGCGGGATTGGGCTCGCGGCAGCCGGTGTTGTTATGCAGTCCGTTCTGCGCAACCCGCTGAGTTCCCCGTATACCCTTGGGGTCTCGCAGGCAGCAGCATTTGGAGCAGCAGTTGCCATCACCCTGTTCGGTGCCGGTACGCTCGGCCGCTTAATCTCGGATGCGATTGTTGTCAACAACCCGTATCTTGTCACGATCTGTGCATTCCTGTCATCGCTGGTTGCAACTTTTGCAATCCTCCTGGTGGCAAAATACCGGAGCACATCTCCGGAAGTGATGATTCTTGTCGGTGTCGCGCTCGCAGCGTTGTTCACTGCCGGGACAACGTTCCTCCAGTACTTCTCCAGCGCCGAACAGATCGCCGCGATTGTATTCTGGACATTCGGGGATGTTGGACGGGCAACGTGGAGTGACCTCGCGATCATTGTTGTCGTTATCACCCCCTGCCTGATCTATTTCATGGTAAAGCGCTGGGACTACAATGCGCTCGACAGCGGCGATGATACCGCAAAAAGTCTTGGTGTCAACGCGGAGCGTGTGCGGACCATGGGAATGTTCCTCTCATCGCTCATCGCGGCAGTCGTGGTTTCGTTCCTCGGCATTATCGGGTTCATCGGTCTTGTCAGCCCGCACATGGTCCGGCGGATCATTGGCGATGACCAGCGTTTTCTCCTGCCGGGCTCCTGCATCGTGGGAGGTATCATCCTTCTTGGCGCCGATACCGTGGCCCGCATCATCATTGCGCCGGCAGTTCTTCCGGCAGGTGTACTCACTGCATTTCTCGGTGCACCGCTCTTCCTCTACCTGCTGATCCGGGGGAACCGGTCATGA
- a CDS encoding helix-turn-helix domain-containing protein, with product MEKIPSHLVKSLNDLGLSNYEASVYAALVLYDNAEAKEIIEFLSISKPSVYEALDRLTDMGLAVKRVTKPARYSAISPEMAINLLMDKLSRAADQALVTLKQFESEKVRTDKEDALWTIYGDANIEYKIREMFGKAKSQIHCMIGERYLPFIEKCRIGDVSFRLIVISDSSDLEKKLHELFPGKNADVHVISSEKFLLPPPFAPPEFAEAKKFTDFESTLELIVDDEELLMIPPFISGSVSVLNTKNKGAILQIKMFSQFNWRRLVEGEELPLPPVSSRIKKRK from the coding sequence ATGGAGAAAATCCCGTCCCATCTCGTAAAATCTCTCAACGATCTCGGTTTATCCAACTATGAGGCCAGCGTGTATGCCGCGCTGGTCCTGTACGATAATGCCGAAGCAAAGGAGATTATCGAGTTTCTTTCGATCTCAAAACCAAGCGTGTACGAAGCACTCGACCGTCTTACCGACATGGGACTTGCGGTAAAACGGGTTACAAAACCGGCACGGTACAGTGCGATCTCTCCGGAAATGGCAATCAATCTCCTCATGGACAAGCTGAGCAGGGCCGCAGATCAGGCCCTGGTAACATTAAAACAATTTGAGTCCGAGAAGGTCAGGACGGATAAGGAAGATGCCCTCTGGACAATTTACGGGGATGCCAACATCGAGTATAAGATCCGGGAGATGTTCGGTAAAGCAAAGAGCCAGATCCATTGTATGATTGGGGAGCGATACCTTCCGTTCATTGAGAAATGCAGGATTGGGGATGTCTCGTTCCGGCTTATTGTAATTTCCGATTCATCGGATCTTGAGAAGAAACTGCATGAACTGTTTCCGGGAAAAAATGCCGATGTTCATGTTATTTCCTCGGAGAAATTCTTGCTCCCGCCACCATTTGCCCCGCCGGAATTTGCCGAGGCTAAAAAATTTACGGATTTTGAAAGTACCCTTGAACTGATTGTCGATGACGAGGAACTTCTCATGATACCGCCATTCATTTCCGGCAGCGTATCGGTTCTCAATACAAAAAACAAAGGGGCTATCCTCCAGATCAAGATGTTCAGCCAGTTCAACTGGAGGCGTCTGGTTGAGGGAGAAGAGCTTCCTTTGCCTCCAGTATCTTCCCGGATTAAAAAGCGGAAATGA
- a CDS encoding antitoxin VapB family protein: MQAASTIYIREDLKTQLNNLKRNPKESYNDVIERLVNLTVDDEPLSAEAIRGLEAGLEDIKSGNLIAEEDIRKKYGV; encoded by the coding sequence ATGCAGGCAGCGAGCACTATTTACATCCGGGAAGATCTCAAAACTCAGCTGAACAACCTGAAGCGGAATCCGAAGGAATCCTACAACGATGTTATCGAACGCCTGGTAAATCTCACCGTTGATGATGAGCCGCTCAGTGCTGAGGCTATCCGGGGACTGGAAGCGGGTCTTGAGGATATCAAATCCGGCAACCTGATCGCTGAAGAGGATATCCGTAAGAAATACGGAGTTTGA
- a CDS encoding ABC transporter ATP-binding protein: MEPVIQFEDVVKIYPLKSGDVTALNHISFSVERGEFISIMGPSGSGKSTLLTLMGCLDTPTSGNIFMSGNPIRNMSDADLTNLRRDRIGFIFQYFNLFPLLNIIENVSFPQMLKSGRGVNEDKAREVLRAVQLDEHLYTHTPLELSGGQQQRVAVARALINDPDILLCDEPTGNLDSKTGASIMELMTELNRKGSTIIVVTHDPNVANYTNRTIRIVDGCIAS; the protein is encoded by the coding sequence ATGGAACCGGTAATACAGTTTGAGGATGTGGTAAAAATCTACCCGCTCAAGTCGGGAGACGTGACAGCACTCAATCACATCTCCTTTTCCGTGGAGCGGGGGGAGTTCATCTCGATCATGGGACCATCGGGCTCGGGAAAATCCACGCTGCTCACCCTGATGGGATGCCTCGATACGCCCACGTCCGGGAATATTTTCATGAGCGGGAATCCGATCCGCAACATGTCCGATGCGGATCTGACCAACCTGCGGCGGGACCGGATCGGTTTCATCTTCCAGTACTTCAACCTCTTCCCGCTCCTGAACATCATCGAGAACGTCAGTTTTCCCCAGATGCTCAAGTCCGGCAGGGGAGTAAACGAGGACAAGGCGCGGGAAGTGCTCCGGGCAGTCCAGCTGGATGAACATCTCTATACCCACACCCCGCTCGAACTTTCCGGGGGGCAGCAGCAGCGCGTTGCCGTTGCACGTGCCCTCATCAATGATCCTGATATCCTGCTGTGCGATGAACCCACGGGAAATCTCGATTCAAAAACAGGAGCAAGCATCATGGAGCTCATGACAGAACTGAACCGGAAAGGCTCGACCATCATCGTCGTGACCCATGATCCCAATGTTGCGAATTACACCAACCGGACGATCCGGATAGTTGACGGGTGCATTGCATCATGA
- a CDS encoding CARDB domain-containing protein, with product MFTKTTSQKFLARQDLTIMQRSALPRTGTVCSPRFTISLVGIFLFLAVTMCTLVFPVSAYSSPDSIVAAGKVYVSGVTYDPGSFFVNDKGTVTVYVTNGNANQSIVVNHATIGDKNIRLTSGTYDTSAQIGPLQTQSFIFTVETNALEGPYFPTFSLSLRDADSLYYQTTVYVDNTPLIVTVLNKPDTFTDGKKESITVQIANPRKNSVKNVVLDATGDGISTTPSKLYIGTLKSGDSTNVTFSATPSKETPLNITVNYDNGDNHHSVGLTIPVTFDTDKKKAAPQMSNVKVKLESGAYHITGDVTNAGLTTANGVTVTSLSPATAQDPYKSYVIGALKADDFGSFEVTFNANGATRVPLQISYKDTDGNVVTSQQDVSISGVSDTSANQQTGNPLLPAIGVVLVIAIGGWYLYSKRRKNQ from the coding sequence ATGTTCACGAAAACAACCTCTCAAAAATTCCTGGCGCGCCAGGATCTGACGATTATGCAGAGATCGGCTTTGCCACGAACAGGAACTGTTTGTTCCCCCCGTTTCACGATTTCACTGGTCGGGATATTCCTGTTCCTCGCAGTAACAATGTGCACCCTGGTTTTCCCGGTAAGTGCATACTCAAGTCCCGATTCCATCGTGGCTGCAGGAAAAGTGTATGTCTCCGGTGTCACGTATGATCCCGGCTCATTTTTTGTTAACGATAAAGGCACCGTGACTGTTTATGTCACGAACGGGAATGCAAACCAGAGTATTGTCGTGAACCATGCAACAATTGGCGATAAAAACATCCGCCTTACCAGTGGCACGTACGATACCTCGGCACAAATCGGCCCGCTCCAGACACAATCCTTTATCTTTACTGTCGAGACGAATGCCTTAGAAGGTCCGTATTTCCCGACATTTTCCCTGAGTTTACGGGATGCCGACAGCCTGTATTACCAGACCACGGTCTATGTCGACAACACCCCCCTGATAGTGACGGTCCTGAATAAGCCGGATACGTTTACAGACGGGAAAAAGGAATCAATTACCGTACAGATCGCAAATCCACGGAAAAACAGTGTCAAAAATGTGGTTCTTGACGCGACCGGTGATGGCATATCCACTACGCCATCAAAACTGTACATAGGTACCCTTAAGTCAGGCGACTCAACGAATGTTACCTTTTCAGCTACCCCCAGCAAGGAAACTCCCCTGAATATTACGGTGAATTACGATAACGGGGACAACCATCACTCGGTAGGGCTCACGATACCGGTCACCTTTGACACCGACAAAAAGAAAGCCGCTCCCCAGATGAGTAACGTTAAGGTAAAACTCGAAAGCGGAGCCTACCATATCACCGGTGATGTAACCAATGCCGGTCTCACGACCGCAAACGGTGTTACCGTCACATCGCTGTCCCCGGCCACCGCTCAGGACCCTTACAAATCCTACGTTATCGGCGCCCTGAAAGCGGATGATTTCGGCAGTTTTGAAGTCACCTTCAACGCAAATGGTGCAACACGCGTCCCGCTCCAGATCTCCTACAAGGACACTGACGGCAATGTCGTTACTTCGCAACAGGATGTCAGCATAAGCGGGGTTTCCGATACGAGTGCGAACCAGCAGACCGGAAATCCGCTTCTCCCGGCGATCGGGGTTGTCCTGGTCATCGCGATCGGCGGCTGGTATCTCTATAGCAAACGAAGAAAGAACCAGTGA
- a CDS encoding FmdE family protein → MTQSIKSYNEAVAFHGHACPGLALGYRAAKYAMDALRAGRSDDEELVCIVENDACGVDAIQLVAGCSVGKGNLILQDFGKHAYTFIDRKYNRAIRIVQRPEPVVQRIDPVASALREKVMGGTATPAEHKEFHERQAGVIDKILTMPFEELFLIKEVNPEIPVKAKMFASVPCAICGEMVAEHRARVRDGKFVCIPCAGEYGRGW, encoded by the coding sequence ATGACTCAATCCATAAAATCCTACAACGAAGCCGTTGCATTCCACGGGCATGCCTGTCCCGGGCTTGCACTTGGTTACCGCGCGGCAAAGTATGCGATGGATGCTCTCCGGGCCGGCCGCTCGGATGATGAAGAACTGGTCTGTATTGTTGAGAACGATGCCTGCGGGGTCGATGCAATCCAGCTGGTTGCCGGCTGTTCGGTTGGCAAGGGCAACCTGATTCTCCAGGATTTCGGCAAGCACGCCTACACATTCATTGATCGGAAATATAATCGTGCGATCCGCATCGTCCAGAGACCGGAACCGGTTGTGCAGCGTATCGACCCGGTGGCATCAGCACTCCGGGAAAAAGTGATGGGCGGAACTGCTACACCTGCTGAACACAAGGAATTCCACGAGCGGCAGGCCGGGGTGATCGACAAGATCCTTACGATGCCCTTCGAGGAATTGTTCCTTATCAAGGAAGTAAATCCTGAAATTCCGGTGAAGGCAAAGATGTTTGCCTCGGTCCCGTGTGCCATCTGCGGCGAGATGGTTGCAGAGCACCGGGCCCGGGTCCGGGACGGGAAGTTTGTCTGCATCCCCTGCGCCGGAGAATACGGCCGAGGGTGGTGA
- a CDS encoding iron ABC transporter substrate-binding protein: MKKIIVTTLIISAILVALLVSAGCAAQSKPQITTPADSGKITVTDMANRTVEVKTNPQRIIGVGAGALRMICYLQAADRVVGVDDREQKKYNTSGFGMPSGIDKPYNLANPDLSSKPFIGGKTGDPELIAAQNPDVVFYTFTTGKDAQALQEKSGRTVIALTTGDLGRNKDAFYQSLRLMAKILGTEERAESITAYIDTTIKDLNNRTKEIPPDKRPRVYVGGIAYNGAHGFLSTDPAYAPLLMVNGNNVAASASGGGQMMIDKEKLLEWNPDVIFVDEASYALVVEDLRDPVYQSLPAVKSGRVYGVMPYNWYANNYDTVLADAYYLGKTLYPEQFADVDPAQKADEIYTMLNGKPVYSDMKTLFGGFVPFSALVK; the protein is encoded by the coding sequence ATGAAAAAAATTATTGTAACCACCCTGATAATTTCGGCGATTCTCGTCGCCCTTCTCGTGTCTGCGGGATGTGCCGCACAGAGTAAACCCCAAATTACCACACCAGCGGACTCCGGAAAAATTACCGTCACCGACATGGCAAACCGGACCGTGGAAGTTAAAACCAATCCCCAGCGGATTATCGGTGTGGGAGCGGGAGCTCTCCGGATGATTTGCTATCTCCAGGCTGCCGATCGTGTAGTCGGAGTCGATGATCGCGAACAGAAGAAATACAATACCTCCGGATTCGGGATGCCGTCCGGTATCGACAAGCCCTACAATCTTGCGAATCCTGACCTTTCATCAAAGCCGTTTATCGGTGGAAAAACCGGTGACCCGGAACTGATCGCTGCACAGAACCCAGATGTGGTCTTCTATACGTTCACCACGGGTAAGGATGCCCAGGCCCTGCAGGAAAAAAGCGGCCGTACGGTAATTGCCCTGACAACCGGTGATCTTGGCAGGAACAAGGATGCGTTCTACCAGTCGTTGAGACTGATGGCAAAGATCCTTGGAACGGAAGAGCGTGCTGAGTCGATCACGGCATACATCGACACAACGATCAAGGATCTTAATAACCGGACAAAAGAGATCCCGCCCGATAAACGCCCGCGTGTATATGTCGGGGGTATCGCATACAACGGGGCGCATGGCTTCCTTTCCACTGATCCTGCATATGCACCGCTACTGATGGTGAATGGCAACAATGTTGCAGCCTCCGCAAGTGGCGGCGGCCAGATGATGATCGACAAAGAAAAACTGCTGGAATGGAATCCCGATGTCATCTTTGTGGATGAAGCGAGTTATGCTCTCGTTGTGGAGGATCTCAGGGATCCGGTCTACCAGTCGCTGCCCGCGGTGAAGAGCGGGCGCGTGTACGGTGTCATGCCCTACAACTGGTACGCCAACAATTACGACACGGTTCTCGCTGACGCGTACTATCTTGGAAAAACGCTTTATCCCGAACAGTTTGCGGACGTGGATCCCGCACAGAAAGCCGATGAGATCTACACGATGCTGAATGGAAAACCCGTGTACAGCGATATGAAGACGCTCTTTGGCGGTTTTGTGCCATTTTCAGCACTGGTGAAATGA
- a CDS encoding methyltransferase, whose protein sequence is MCDNTAPVPDLAATSGISPANPLTFLENALTGVRQYHAVMTALDLGLFEILREPKSGAECARALGCRPEIVTILCDGLLTLGLLEKSGSCFRDSEIALACFVGGAPFPQQHALAFQRKLAGFWADLPRIIREGPVTCDRAQMFRDVIIPSMAENCRCGLLQQVTAWVSAVPEFPAARRLLDLGGGHGLYSIAFCQKNPGLDAVVFDLPQVMEATRDFIGRYRAERVSVLPGDFFKDPIGSGYDIIFSSSNPGGKVPDLIPKIAGALNPGGLFINKQAVDDAPYDPWLSLEWNLWTFEGVQKQPVRYTFANSVPFAEYNRLLSDHGFVVREIVPIDAQSAMTIAVKVKS, encoded by the coding sequence ATGTGCGACAATACGGCCCCGGTTCCTGATCTTGCGGCAACGTCGGGCATATCCCCGGCAAACCCGCTCACCTTCCTTGAGAATGCGCTTACGGGAGTACGCCAGTACCATGCGGTGATGACTGCCCTCGATCTCGGGTTATTCGAAATTCTCCGTGAGCCAAAGAGCGGGGCTGAGTGTGCCCGGGCACTTGGGTGCAGGCCGGAGATCGTAACCATTCTCTGCGACGGGCTTTTAACGCTCGGCCTGTTAGAAAAATCCGGGAGCTGTTTCCGCGACAGTGAGATCGCGCTGGCATGTTTTGTCGGGGGAGCTCCGTTCCCGCAGCAGCATGCCCTTGCGTTCCAGAGGAAACTGGCGGGATTTTGGGCAGATCTTCCCCGGATCATCCGGGAAGGACCGGTCACCTGTGACCGGGCGCAGATGTTCCGTGACGTGATCATTCCTTCGATGGCAGAGAACTGCCGGTGCGGACTTCTCCAGCAGGTGACCGCATGGGTATCGGCGGTTCCGGAATTTCCTGCTGCCCGCCGGCTGCTTGACCTGGGTGGGGGCCATGGCCTGTACTCAATTGCGTTCTGCCAGAAAAATCCCGGACTGGATGCAGTAGTATTCGATCTGCCGCAGGTAATGGAAGCCACACGGGACTTCATCGGCAGGTACCGGGCTGAACGCGTGAGTGTCCTGCCCGGAGATTTCTTCAAGGATCCTATTGGCAGCGGGTACGATATTATCTTCTCATCATCCAATCCCGGGGGGAAGGTGCCGGACCTGATCCCAAAGATTGCGGGAGCACTCAATCCGGGGGGGTTGTTCATCAACAAACAGGCTGTAGATGATGCACCGTATGATCCCTGGCTCAGTCTCGAATGGAACCTCTGGACCTTCGAGGGGGTTCAAAAACAGCCGGTACGATATACCTTCGCCAACAGTGTGCCGTTCGCGGAATACAACCGGTTGCTCTCTGATCATGGATTCGTGGTACGGGAGATTGTACCGATCGATGCACAGTCCGCCATGACCATTGCCGTGAAGGTGAAGTCTTGA
- a CDS encoding ABC transporter permease translates to MIFWEIAKRNIRIHMLRSTLAMLGIVIGVIAIASMGILGNSMVASVSESLSSVGDSVIVTPYAGSGGMGPGGGGGGGSSSASLKLTDQNFQQIKRVSAPNKASPVYSTSDHMKIGVGSDDIVASIYALPTDDVPDIMKLQAGDYNNGNSGCLVGSTFAKDHDLKVGSRISIGTSGEKGTLRVTGIIEERGMSFDISTDNALVVTPEWFENAYNRNKDYDEVVVKVKTGDTADLKTAIEKQLNKHKDNKVVSVTDSKATLNSIYATFGTITTFVSAIGGISMIVAGVSIFNIMMMSVNERIKEIGIMRSIGTQKKEVMSMFIYEAAIIGVVGSIVGGILSIVAGYAVSALMLGTTKYLFTISTALSVAEGVGFGIVICLACGIYPAWQAANMNPIDALRHE, encoded by the coding sequence ATGATCTTCTGGGAAATTGCAAAACGCAATATCCGGATCCACATGCTCCGATCCACCCTTGCTATGCTTGGCATCGTGATCGGAGTCATTGCGATTGCATCCATGGGAATCCTGGGCAACAGCATGGTGGCATCGGTTTCTGAAAGCCTGAGTTCTGTTGGCGATAGTGTGATTGTAACCCCCTATGCCGGCAGCGGGGGCATGGGACCCGGGGGAGGTGGTGGTGGCGGGAGCAGTTCTGCAAGCCTGAAACTTACCGACCAGAATTTCCAGCAGATAAAACGGGTTTCTGCACCGAATAAGGCATCTCCTGTTTACTCGACATCCGATCACATGAAGATCGGGGTCGGCAGTGACGACATCGTTGCATCCATCTATGCCCTGCCAACGGACGATGTTCCGGACATCATGAAACTCCAGGCGGGGGATTACAACAACGGGAATTCCGGCTGTCTTGTCGGGTCAACGTTTGCCAAGGATCATGACCTCAAAGTCGGTTCAAGAATCTCGATCGGGACCAGCGGAGAAAAAGGAACACTGAGGGTCACGGGTATCATCGAGGAACGGGGCATGAGTTTCGATATCAGTACGGACAATGCCCTTGTCGTAACCCCGGAATGGTTCGAGAATGCGTACAACCGCAATAAAGACTATGATGAGGTTGTCGTTAAGGTGAAAACAGGCGACACTGCGGACCTTAAGACAGCAATAGAGAAACAGCTCAACAAGCACAAGGATAACAAGGTTGTCAGCGTTACCGACAGCAAAGCCACATTAAACAGCATTTATGCAACCTTTGGCACGATCACAACATTCGTATCTGCTATCGGGGGAATCTCGATGATCGTTGCCGGTGTCTCGATCTTCAACATCATGATGATGTCCGTCAACGAGCGGATCAAGGAGATCGGTATCATGCGCAGCATCGGTACCCAGAAAAAAGAGGTGATGAGCATGTTCATCTATGAAGCCGCAATTATCGGGGTTGTCGGGAGTATTGTCGGGGGAATCCTGAGCATTGTTGCGGGATATGCCGTCAGCGCACTGATGCTTGGGACAACGAAGTACCTGTTCACCATTTCAACAGCACTCTCTGTTGCTGAAGGGGTAGGTTTCGGGATCGTGATCTGTCTCGCCTGCGGCATTTACCCGGCGTGGCAGGCTGCGAACATGAACCCAATCGATGCACTGAGGCATGAATGA
- a CDS encoding cation:proton antiporter, with the protein MDSLFTSPEFQMSLLLFVALGGYLIASRINQSAVIGLILVGLLVGPSALGLITYTDFVRGLAHLGAVILLFVIGLEFNVREILSLRNGMIAAAGVILPWIGGYWISIIFGFSTASAIFIGTALTATSIAITANVLREMGKLGTGAAKAIIGAAVIDDVLSLLALAISTDVVSGTVSAGGIAIVAIKAIAFIVIGGAFGIFVVSKYVRRVDTTRFAKKFPEFIFIFAMMMAFLYAMCAEAVGLSAIVGAFIAGVSFESVQLTHSKNFKEGAEYLQIIFASIFFVSLGVLADIKAITPEILVFLVVLTVVAIITKVVGCGLPARMMGLNRKDALIVGFGMAPRGEVAMIVALIGLEAGIINQGVYVVLVLMSLLTTIITPIVYRNWFFRTEDRQHNANGMHTDERN; encoded by the coding sequence ATGGACAGCCTCTTCACCTCCCCTGAATTCCAGATGAGCCTGCTGCTTTTCGTGGCACTCGGCGGATACCTCATCGCCTCCCGCATCAACCAGTCAGCAGTTATCGGTCTCATTCTCGTGGGTCTCCTTGTCGGCCCGAGTGCACTGGGTCTCATCACCTACACGGATTTTGTCCGGGGACTTGCCCATCTCGGCGCCGTTATCCTGTTATTTGTCATCGGCCTTGAGTTCAATGTCCGGGAAATTCTCTCGCTACGAAACGGGATGATAGCCGCGGCAGGTGTGATCCTCCCCTGGATTGGCGGGTACTGGATCTCGATTATCTTCGGGTTCAGCACAGCAAGTGCCATCTTCATCGGGACGGCACTGACCGCGACGAGCATCGCAATCACGGCCAACGTGCTCAGGGAGATGGGCAAGCTCGGGACCGGTGCCGCAAAAGCGATCATCGGTGCTGCAGTCATCGATGACGTGCTCAGCCTGCTGGCCCTTGCGATCAGCACGGATGTTGTGAGCGGTACCGTCTCGGCCGGAGGGATTGCAATTGTCGCAATCAAAGCAATTGCATTTATCGTCATCGGGGGAGCGTTCGGAATATTTGTCGTCAGTAAATATGTCAGGAGAGTCGATACTACCCGCTTTGCAAAAAAATTCCCGGAATTTATTTTTATTTTTGCCATGATGATGGCATTCCTCTACGCGATGTGTGCAGAAGCCGTCGGGCTATCGGCCATTGTAGGAGCATTTATTGCCGGTGTTTCTTTTGAAAGCGTGCAGTTAACCCACAGCAAAAACTTCAAGGAAGGGGCAGAATACCTCCAGATCATCTTCGCCTCCATATTCTTTGTCTCGCTCGGGGTTCTTGCAGATATAAAAGCCATCACACCGGAGATCCTGGTATTCCTGGTGGTTCTCACGGTGGTTGCAATCATCACAAAGGTTGTTGGCTGTGGTCTCCCCGCCCGCATGATGGGGCTGAACCGCAAGGATGCACTTATAGTCGGGTTCGGCATGGCACCCAGGGGGGAAGTGGCGATGATCGTGGCCCTGATAGGACTCGAAGCGGGAATCATCAACCAGGGGGTCTATGTCGTGCTCGTACTCATGAGCCTGCTCACAACCATCATCACACCGATCGTATACCGGAACTGGTTCTTCCGGACAGAGGATCGCCAGCACAACGCCAACGGCATGCATACTGATGAGAGGAATTAG